The Verrucomicrobiia bacterium genome has a window encoding:
- a CDS encoding sigma-70 family RNA polymerase sigma factor, whose protein sequence is MNPAAPASDTPTPPPGEISAVVEHLFRQEAGKMVATLTRIFGIEHLSLAEDVVQEALSRALQTWPFYGIPQNPAAWIMRASRNLALDVLRREKVFRDKEPEITRLTELHASAPAEPVFTEQEIRDDRLRMMFVCCHPLIPAEAQVALALKTLCGFSPAEIAKAFLTSEAAIAKRLTRAKQKIREARIPFEIPAGEELARRLDGVLQSLYLLFNEGYKASMGNKLVREDVCFEAVRLATLLAEHPAGNQPKTRALLALMLLNAARLATRVDNEGNLLRLQEQDRSRWDQPTIARGLFHLAQSAAGQEISEYHLQAGIAACHCAARDYAATDWRQILSLYDRLVEFDDSPVVALNRAVALAEVHGPQAGIAAVSAIRNLQSLDSYYLLHAVLGEFESRLNHPQAAANHFRRSLQLAEIKSEQVFLAKRLQACEAAG, encoded by the coding sequence GTGAATCCGGCCGCGCCTGCCAGCGACACCCCCACGCCACCACCCGGAGAAATCTCCGCGGTGGTGGAACATCTGTTCCGCCAGGAAGCGGGCAAGATGGTCGCCACGTTGACGCGCATTTTCGGCATCGAGCACCTCAGCCTCGCCGAAGACGTGGTGCAGGAAGCACTTTCCCGCGCGTTGCAAACCTGGCCGTTCTATGGCATCCCGCAAAATCCCGCGGCCTGGATCATGCGGGCCTCGCGCAACCTTGCACTGGATGTGTTGCGACGTGAAAAGGTCTTTCGCGACAAGGAGCCCGAAATCACCCGGCTGACCGAACTCCACGCCAGCGCGCCCGCCGAACCGGTCTTCACCGAACAGGAAATCCGTGATGACCGGTTGCGCATGATGTTCGTGTGCTGCCATCCGCTCATCCCCGCCGAGGCGCAGGTGGCGCTCGCGTTAAAAACGCTGTGCGGTTTCAGTCCGGCCGAAATCGCGAAGGCCTTTCTCACCAGCGAAGCCGCCATCGCCAAGCGGCTGACCCGGGCCAAACAAAAAATTCGCGAAGCGCGCATCCCGTTCGAGATTCCGGCGGGCGAAGAACTGGCGCGCCGGCTCGACGGCGTGCTGCAATCGCTTTACCTGCTCTTCAACGAGGGCTACAAGGCGTCCATGGGCAACAAGCTCGTGCGCGAGGATGTGTGTTTTGAAGCGGTTCGTCTGGCCACCCTGCTCGCCGAACATCCCGCCGGCAACCAGCCCAAGACCCGGGCGTTGCTCGCTTTGATGCTGCTGAACGCCGCCCGCCTGGCGACGCGCGTGGACAATGAGGGCAATCTGCTCCGCCTGCAGGAACAGGACCGAAGCCGCTGGGATCAGCCGACCATCGCCCGCGGCCTGTTTCACCTCGCCCAATCCGCCGCCGGTCAGGAAATCAGCGAGTATCATTTGCAGGCGGGCATCGCCGCGTGCCATTGCGCCGCGCGGGATTACGCGGCCACGGACTGGCGGCAAATCCTGAGCCTCTACGACCGGCTCGTGGAGTTTGACGATTCACCGGTCGTCGCGTTGAACCGCGCCGTCGCGCTCGCGGAAGTGCACGGGCCGCAGGCGGGCATCGCCGCGGTCAGCGCCATTCGCAATCTGCAATCGCTTGATTCATATTACCTGCTCCACGCCGTGCTCGGCGAATTTGAGTCGCGCCTGAACCATCCGCAGGCCGCCGCGAATCACTTCCGCCGCTCGCTGCAACTGGCGGAAATCAAGTCCGAGCAGGTCTTCCTCGCCAAACGGCTCCAGGCCTGCGAAGCCGCCGGTTGA
- a CDS encoding DUF983 domain-containing protein, with the protein MNPLPTVKYPIPDYRTLIVRGWRRKCPQCGQGPIYRRWLNFHERCPVCGLLYLPNQGDLFGPLVFLDRALFLIPFIVLFYFRVWHPPLAVYLVCGGAMIFGLIYTLPHRNGVSLAFDYLMRRRGGDLMDPNEPDAK; encoded by the coding sequence ATGAACCCCCTACCCACCGTGAAATATCCCATCCCGGATTACCGGACACTGATTGTCCGCGGGTGGCGGCGCAAATGCCCGCAATGCGGCCAGGGACCGATTTACCGACGCTGGCTGAACTTCCACGAACGCTGCCCCGTATGCGGACTGCTCTATCTCCCAAACCAGGGCGATTTGTTCGGGCCGCTCGTGTTCCTCGACCGGGCGCTGTTTCTCATTCCGTTCATCGTGCTTTTTTACTTCCGCGTCTGGCATCCGCCGCTGGCGGTTTATCTGGTGTGCGGCGGGGCGATGATTTTTGGGCTGATTTACACGCTCCCGCACCGCAACGGTGTCAGCCTTGCGTTCGATTACCTGATGCGTCGTCGCGGCGGCGACTTGATGGATCCGAACGAGCCGGACGCAAAATAG
- a CDS encoding NADH:flavin oxidoreductase/NADH oxidase — protein MSQENLSAPHLFAPFTLRGVTLRNRVGMSPMCQYSATDGYANDWHFVHLGTRAVGGAGLILVEATAVAPEGRITPGCLGLWDDAHIAPLARIAGFLKQHGAVPGIQIGHAGRKASAALPWRGGAHLSEAEGGWPTIAPSAIPFGADLPKVPRAMTAADIVRVKNDFVATARRALAAGFEWLELHAAHGYLLNEFLSPLTNQRTDQYGGSLENRMRLLVEIAQAVRQAWPDNLPLAARISAVDWVPGGWQIEDSIALAKQLKAAGVDLIDCSSGGLVPDAKIKVEPGYQVPFAESVRRGAAIATAAVGFITEPQQADTIIRQGQADLVLLAREMLRNPYWPIQAARTLGQKPALATPVQYGRALN, from the coding sequence ATGAGCCAGGAAAACCTTTCCGCGCCGCACCTGTTTGCCCCGTTTACCCTGCGCGGGGTCACGCTCCGCAATCGCGTTGGCATGTCGCCGATGTGCCAATACTCGGCCACTGACGGATACGCCAACGACTGGCATTTCGTTCACCTTGGCACGCGGGCCGTGGGCGGCGCGGGGCTGATCCTCGTGGAAGCGACGGCGGTGGCGCCGGAAGGCCGCATCACGCCGGGCTGTCTCGGCTTGTGGGACGATGCCCACATCGCGCCACTCGCCCGCATCGCCGGCTTCCTCAAACAGCACGGCGCCGTGCCTGGCATCCAAATCGGTCACGCGGGCCGGAAGGCCTCGGCGGCCCTGCCATGGCGCGGCGGCGCGCACTTGTCCGAAGCCGAAGGCGGCTGGCCCACGATCGCGCCGAGCGCGATTCCCTTTGGCGCTGATCTGCCCAAAGTCCCCCGCGCCATGACCGCAGCAGACATCGTCCGGGTGAAAAACGACTTTGTGGCCACGGCCCGGCGCGCGTTGGCGGCCGGATTCGAGTGGCTGGAGTTGCATGCCGCGCACGGCTATCTCTTGAACGAATTCCTCTCGCCGCTCACGAACCAGCGCACCGATCAATATGGCGGCAGCCTCGAAAACCGCATGCGACTCCTGGTTGAAATCGCCCAGGCCGTGCGCCAAGCCTGGCCGGACAATCTGCCGCTCGCGGCGCGCATTTCGGCCGTTGATTGGGTGCCCGGCGGATGGCAGATCGAGGACAGCATCGCGCTGGCGAAACAACTCAAGGCGGCGGGCGTGGATTTGATTGATTGCAGTTCGGGCGGACTGGTGCCGGACGCAAAGATCAAGGTGGAGCCCGGCTATCAGGTGCCGTTTGCCGAAAGCGTCCGGCGCGGCGCGGCCATTGCGACCGCCGCCGTCGGTTTCATTACCGAGCCACAACAAGCGGACACCATCATCCGGCAAGGCCAGGCGGACCTGGTGCTGCTTGCCCGCGAAATGCTCCGCAACCCCTACTGGCCCATCCAGGCCGCACGCACCCTGGGCCAGAAACCGGCGCTGGCCACGCCCGTGCAATATGGTCGCGCGCTCAATTGA
- a CDS encoding NAD(P)-dependent alcohol dehydrogenase, translated as MEPTFKAYAALNKGEPLRPFEFNAGELGAEQVEVAVEYCGICHSDLSMLDNEWGMAKFPFVPGHEIIGKVVAVGPHAKNLRVGQRVGIGWMSGSCMACKQCLSGDHNLCAHGEGTIVQRHGGFADRVRAHWAWTIPLPDSLDPARTGPLFCGGITVFNPILQAGVKPTDRVGVIGIGGLGHMALSFLAKWGCEVHAFTSSAAKHEEAKRLGAHHVVNSRDSAQMKKLAGALDFVLVTVNVPLDWDAIIQTLAPRGRLHFVGAVLEPVPVAAFSLITAQRAISGSPTGSPAAVAAMLDFCARHNIAPITETFPMSQVNAALDHVRAGKARYRVVLQNDF; from the coding sequence ATGGAGCCAACCTTCAAAGCTTACGCCGCCCTCAACAAGGGCGAACCACTGCGCCCCTTCGAATTCAACGCGGGCGAACTCGGCGCCGAACAGGTCGAAGTCGCCGTCGAATATTGCGGCATCTGCCACTCGGACCTTTCCATGCTCGACAATGAGTGGGGCATGGCAAAATTCCCGTTTGTGCCCGGCCACGAAATCATCGGCAAAGTCGTGGCCGTGGGCCCGCACGCGAAGAACCTGCGCGTCGGCCAGCGCGTGGGCATTGGCTGGATGTCCGGCAGTTGCATGGCGTGCAAGCAGTGCCTTTCCGGCGACCACAATCTTTGCGCGCACGGCGAAGGCACGATCGTGCAGCGCCACGGCGGCTTTGCCGACCGGGTCCGCGCGCATTGGGCGTGGACGATTCCCCTGCCCGATTCGCTCGACCCGGCCCGGACCGGGCCACTGTTCTGCGGCGGCATCACAGTGTTCAACCCGATTTTGCAGGCGGGCGTCAAACCCACCGACCGCGTGGGGGTGATTGGCATCGGCGGGCTGGGCCACATGGCGCTTTCGTTCCTCGCCAAATGGGGCTGCGAAGTGCACGCCTTCACGTCCAGCGCGGCCAAACACGAGGAGGCCAAACGCCTCGGCGCGCATCACGTGGTGAATTCCCGCGACAGTGCCCAGATGAAAAAACTCGCGGGCGCCCTCGACTTCGTGCTGGTCACGGTCAATGTGCCGCTGGATTGGGACGCCATCATCCAGACCCTCGCGCCACGCGGACGATTGCACTTCGTGGGCGCGGTGCTGGAGCCGGTGCCCGTGGCGGCATTTTCGCTCATCACGGCGCAGCGGGCCATTTCCGGGTCGCCGACCGGCAGCCCGGCCGCCGTCGCGGCGATGCTCGACTTCTGCGCGCGGCACAACATCGCCCCCATCACGGAAACCTTCCCGATGTCGCAGGTGAATGCCGCGCTGGACCACGTGCGCGCCGGCAAGGCCCGCTATCGCGTCGTCCTCCAGAACGATTTCTGA
- a CDS encoding YciI family protein, producing the protein MNTSAKNEYLLLFRGTAWYNHHSPEELQRAMSQFKGWFDRLAEQGKVKAAQPLVREGAIITGKTARVVADGPFAETKEAVGGYLLLQADSLAEAIAIAQSSPALQYDTQIEVRPVAEECPIEARIRTAAAEPQLAAA; encoded by the coding sequence ATGAACACATCTGCAAAAAACGAATACCTGCTGCTGTTCCGGGGCACGGCCTGGTATAACCACCACTCGCCCGAAGAACTTCAGCGCGCCATGAGCCAGTTCAAGGGCTGGTTCGACCGGCTGGCGGAACAAGGGAAAGTCAAGGCCGCGCAGCCGCTGGTCCGTGAGGGCGCCATCATTACGGGAAAAACTGCCCGTGTGGTGGCGGACGGCCCCTTCGCGGAAACCAAGGAAGCCGTCGGCGGCTATCTCCTGCTGCAAGCGGACAGCCTTGCCGAAGCGATTGCCATCGCTCAGAGCAGCCCGGCCCTGCAATACGACACGCAGATCGAGGTCCGGCCCGTCGCCGAAGAATGCCCCATTGAGGCCCGCATCCGCACCGCGGCCGCGGAACCGCAACTCGCCGCCGCGTGA
- a CDS encoding NAD(P)-dependent oxidoreductase, whose product MNEKIGFVGVGRMGANMARRLHDRGHAVTAVYDLNREAAQALAGEIGAAACGQLADVTARADCIITVVSDDAAMRRIFSETEADSLLRNAQDKLFINCATLSPAVHVEVEQAARRAGADSLEACMASSIPQARQGTLYLMCAGSEAAFRRATPVLQELSASMRFVGGAGQAAQVKALVNMVMNINTAGLAEGLALGDALGLDLTLLREVLSQTGAASRVLETDGADMQQREHSVFFSAAHAAKDSGIALQLGEQCGLRLPLARATKEQYDRMVAAGLGGLDKSGIAELTFKGRHAGPQS is encoded by the coding sequence ATGAACGAGAAAATTGGTTTTGTCGGGGTCGGCCGCATGGGCGCCAACATGGCCCGGCGGTTGCACGACCGTGGCCACGCCGTGACGGCCGTTTATGATCTCAACCGGGAGGCCGCCCAGGCGCTGGCCGGCGAAATCGGCGCCGCCGCTTGCGGGCAACTGGCGGACGTGACGGCGCGGGCGGACTGCATCATCACCGTTGTCAGTGACGACGCGGCGATGCGGCGGATTTTTTCCGAAACGGAGGCCGACAGCCTGCTGCGCAACGCACAGGACAAATTGTTCATCAACTGCGCAACTCTTTCGCCAGCGGTGCACGTTGAAGTCGAACAGGCGGCACGCCGCGCGGGCGCCGACAGCCTCGAAGCGTGCATGGCGTCGAGCATTCCGCAGGCGCGGCAAGGCACGTTGTATCTCATGTGCGCCGGGAGCGAAGCCGCCTTTCGCCGGGCGACGCCGGTGTTGCAGGAGCTCAGCGCATCCATGCGTTTTGTGGGCGGTGCCGGCCAGGCGGCGCAGGTGAAGGCGCTCGTGAACATGGTGATGAACATCAACACCGCCGGTCTGGCAGAGGGCCTCGCGCTCGGCGATGCGTTGGGACTCGACCTGACCCTGCTGCGCGAAGTGCTGTCGCAAACCGGAGCCGCATCGCGCGTGCTGGAGACCGACGGGGCGGACATGCAGCAGCGTGAGCATTCGGTGTTTTTCTCCGCCGCCCACGCGGCCAAGGACAGCGGGATCGCCCTCCAGCTCGGCGAGCAATGCGGCCTGCGCCTGCCGCTGGCGCGCGCCACCAAGGAGCAATACGACCGCATGGTCGCCGCTGGTCTTGGGGGCCTCGACAAATCCGGCATTGCCGAACTAACCTTCAAAGGCCGTCACGCCGGCCCACAGTCATGA
- a CDS encoding OsmC family protein translates to MKRKASAVWNGSLKDGKGAISTESGALKALQYSFGTRFENGVGTNPEELIGAAHAGCFAMAFSAELGKAGLTPASIQATATVTLDKTDAGWTVTASHLDVAARVPGADANQVLAIANTAKAGCPISRLLKAEVTLTARVES, encoded by the coding sequence ATGAAACGCAAGGCATCCGCCGTTTGGAACGGCAGTTTGAAGGACGGCAAAGGCGCCATCTCAACGGAAAGTGGCGCGCTCAAGGCATTGCAATACTCGTTCGGCACCCGGTTTGAGAACGGCGTGGGCACGAATCCCGAGGAACTTATCGGCGCCGCGCACGCCGGCTGTTTCGCGATGGCCTTCTCGGCCGAACTGGGCAAGGCCGGGCTGACACCAGCCTCCATTCAGGCCACGGCCACGGTGACGCTGGACAAAACGGACGCCGGCTGGACGGTTACCGCCTCGCATCTCGACGTGGCGGCCCGGGTTCCCGGCGCCGACGCGAACCAGGTGCTGGCCATCGCCAACACGGCCAAGGCCGGCTGCCCCATTTCGCGCCTGCTCAAGGCCGAGGTGACCCTGACGGCCAGGGTGGAATCATAA
- a CDS encoding SRPBCC family protein encodes MRQKPLLKTILITLAALMGIFLIVVAFQPSQFRVTRSILIDASPAAVFPHVNQLKNWEAWNPWGKVDPEMKLTYDGPAGGVGASYAWVGNKDVGEGRATITESRTNELVQLKLEFFKPMAGVSTAVFSFKPRGNQTEVTWLMTGENNYLAKALCLFMNMDKMIGGQFEKGLAALKTAAETAQ; translated from the coding sequence ATGCGCCAAAAACCTTTGCTCAAAACCATCCTCATCACGCTGGCCGCGCTGATGGGCATCTTTCTCATCGTGGTGGCGTTCCAGCCGTCTCAGTTCCGGGTCACCCGGTCGATCCTGATTGACGCTTCCCCCGCCGCGGTTTTCCCGCACGTGAACCAGTTGAAAAACTGGGAAGCGTGGAACCCGTGGGGCAAGGTGGATCCGGAAATGAAGCTCACCTATGACGGCCCGGCGGGCGGAGTCGGCGCCAGCTATGCGTGGGTGGGCAACAAGGATGTTGGCGAAGGCCGCGCCACCATCACGGAGAGCCGCACCAATGAACTCGTCCAGCTCAAACTCGAATTCTTCAAGCCGATGGCCGGCGTCAGCACGGCGGTGTTCTCCTTCAAACCCAGGGGCAATCAAACGGAAGTGACGTGGCTGATGACCGGCGAGAACAACTATCTCGCGAAAGCGCTCTGCCTGTTCATGAACATGGACAAGATGATCGGTGGCCAGTTTGAAAAGGGCCTGGCCGCGCTCAAAACAGCAGCCGAGACCGCTCAATGA
- a CDS encoding ferritin family protein produces the protein MKTFDSLTEREILALAISLEEEDARIYEDFADGLQDNHPEQAAKFRNLRREEDGHRHRLLELYQQRFGEHVPLIRRQDVRGFVNRRPVWLVRPLGLTAVQRAAEGMELETKRFYEAAAARAADTGIRQLLGDLAEEERNHAHTAEQIGKAKLSESEEARRKRLFVLQVVQPGLAGLMDGSVSTLAPLFAAAFATHNSWATFLVGLAASVGAGISMGFAEALSDDGSLTGRGHPWVRGLVCGLMTTAGGIGHTLPYLIPHVRTATTVAVCVVLVELFLISWIRHRFMDTPWSAALFQVALGGALVFLAGILIGIS, from the coding sequence ATGAAGACATTCGACAGCTTGACGGAACGGGAAATTCTCGCGCTGGCCATCTCCCTCGAAGAGGAGGACGCGCGCATCTACGAGGATTTCGCGGACGGATTGCAGGACAACCACCCCGAGCAGGCGGCCAAATTTCGCAACCTGCGACGCGAGGAGGACGGTCATCGCCACCGGCTGCTGGAACTTTACCAGCAGCGTTTTGGTGAGCATGTGCCGTTGATCCGCCGCCAGGATGTGCGCGGCTTCGTAAACCGCCGGCCGGTCTGGCTCGTGCGCCCCCTCGGCTTGACCGCCGTGCAAAGGGCTGCCGAAGGCATGGAACTGGAGACGAAACGATTTTACGAGGCCGCGGCCGCGCGCGCCGCCGACACGGGGATCCGTCAGTTGCTCGGCGACCTCGCCGAGGAGGAACGCAACCACGCGCACACGGCGGAACAAATTGGCAAGGCGAAGCTCAGCGAAAGCGAAGAGGCCCGGCGCAAGCGGCTCTTTGTGTTGCAGGTGGTGCAGCCCGGGCTGGCGGGGTTGATGGACGGCTCGGTTTCCACGCTGGCCCCGCTCTTCGCCGCCGCCTTTGCCACGCACAACAGTTGGGCCACCTTTCTCGTCGGGCTCGCCGCCAGCGTGGGCGCCGGCATCAGCATGGGATTTGCCGAGGCGTTGTCGGATGACGGCAGCCTCACGGGGCGCGGCCACCCGTGGGTGCGCGGACTGGTGTGCGGTTTGATGACGACGGCGGGCGGCATCGGCCACACGCTGCCGTATTTGATTCCGCACGTGCGAACCGCCACCACGGTCGCCGTCTGCGTGGTGCTCGTGGAGCTGTTCCTCATCTCGTGGATCCGCCACCGGTTCATGGACACGCCGTGGTCGGCGGCACTGTTCCAGGTGGCGCTGGGCGGCGCCCTGGTCTTCCTCGCCGGCATTCTGATCGGCATTTCCTGA